The sequence below is a genomic window from Anopheles cruzii chromosome 3, idAnoCruzAS_RS32_06, whole genome shotgun sequence.
GATGAGAcgccccggggggtggccTCCCTTCGGAGGCCACCGGAGGCGAAGTAGGCCACACCCGTAGGCCGCCCGATCACATTCGAAATGTAAAGCAGATAATGTGGCTCTCAATTAGGTGCTTTCCACCCCGCGGTCTAGTTGGCGGCGACCGTTGTgatcttccgttccgtcgatTCTACTGGCCGGCGGGGAGGGGCTCCTGTGCGGGCGAAAGTTGCCCCAAAGTTGAACCATAGAAGATGGCACAGGTCGACGAGAACGTCGAACGTTTTTTTGGGccttgttttacattttcgctGGCATTCGTTCGTTCCACGCCCGTTGCTAgttcgacggcggcgggcgaaGGCCACGACGGGGAGAAAGTTGATTGAACCATAATCCCACCCACCGTAACCTGTTTGAACTTTCCATTTCTTCAAATGTTCTCCTGTGTGCGtgctccggtcggccggctgcTGGATCAAGTAATCAAGCGGTCCGTTTTGTCGGCTCCGTTTTACGCGCTGGTCCTTGGCCCTTTTTATGGCCCTGCATGTCGATTGGCTTCGTAGAAGAAGGAATGTGTTAATCCTCTGTAATGGAACGTATTTTTCGAGTCGCTGAAGTTCGTGCCATGAGGTTCAACTTTAGTGCGCCCTCGCCAAGGTCATTGATGGTCGTGAAGTTGATCCTGTCCGTCTAGTAGCTTCAAAACAGTAAAACGAACACGAAGGTCCGTTTGGCGAAAAGATTTCATCATTTCAGGGTGTTGGCCGCCTCGCCCTGTCCCGAACACGATAGGGGAAAAAGGAAAGTTCACTTTCAGCGAGATTCCTTCGCCCGGGGACCTGTTGCTGGGTTGTTGGGAAGAGAAATTCTCCACCCAATCGTCGCTCGATGGGGGGCCGTGATGGCCGTTGACCGGTGCGCAagccgcacgcacacatacagccACGCAATGGTCCACGGACAAACACGTCCGCCCGTAGTAGTGCACCTTGCGGACGAACGATCACGGTCAAGGAATTTAGTTTTTGAGGTCTCCGGCCACGGGCGGCGTGAGTGGGGCGCGCCCGTGCGGTAGTGGTGAATGAATAATTAGCATAtcattcggcggcggcgggaggtCCGGATGCCCGTTCACCCAGAAACacagttgtgtgtgtttggccgcAAAAGAAAGTTGCGGATCGAGCAGCACCGCTGTTTGCCACCGGAACGAGTTCACTGGACCCGTCGGCCGGAGCTCGGACAGCTTCCGTGTCGCTTCAATTCATTCCTCCTCGATCCGTGGCCCCCAATGGGCGTGTTGTGAATTTCGTCAACTTTACCATagcttttctttgtttttcagaaaataaaaaatgaaagtCACATTCCTGTTGGAGCTATTACTAATTCTGATCATCATCGCCTTTGCCGCCTCCAAACCGGTTAACGACGGTAACTGTCGCTCCGTGTGTTCTgattccggccggccggcgcagTTCTGTGGGGAGCTAATTAAGGGCTTTGCCATTGCAGAGGGACGAAATGCACGCAAGGGTGCGATCATCTCGCGACAGACGGCAGAGGAAGCGTTAGCGGGGGAAGTGGTCGGTGCTCCGGTGCCCGTAGCTCCGGTCGCTCCGGTTgcagtcggcggcggtggtggcgacgacgacgacgatgacgatgattcGGACGAGTTTGATctcggcgacgatgatgacgattcggccgaagatgatgacgacgacgcggatgatgatgacgatgatgaagacaTTATCGGTAAGCATGGCTGGGCGCGCGTGGGTTTGCGAACCTCATGAAGCCGACATGGGGCCCCGGTCGATCCATCGGCAAGCGGGATTTTCTTGTTTCTAACGGGAccaccctctctctgtcttgtgtttgctccattttgttcggttcggcgggcgcgcgcgcgcaagcaGGCTCGGTTGAAGATGAgatcgacgatgatgatgatgacgatgatgatgacgacgaggaagcGGTTGCTCCCGTTGCTCCGGCCGCGGTCGTTGACCAGCAGAAACAGACGGCCAACCAGgcggctccggctgctgcggccgccgcctccgaagaggatgatgatgacgatgatgacgacgaagatgacgatgcGTTGTCTTTTTTTGGTGACGACCTTCTAGGAGCcttcgacgatgacgatgacgacgatgacgacgatgacgatgacgacacgGTGGCTGCGGCGCAGCCGGTGCCCGTTCAGCAGGTCGCGCAGGTCGTCGCCGAGCCGGTCGCACaggtggccgccgctgctccGCCCGTGGCCAAGAAGACCAAGAAGAAGGTGGCCAACACGCAGGCCCTGCTCGACTTGGCCGAGGCGGCATCCGCCCAGAACGAAGTGGACAGCCCGTTGAagaagccggccggcggggaCCTGGATGTGAACAGTGAGGTGAACAAGATTGCCGAAACGCTCGCAAACCAGGGCGGCGGGGCCG
It includes:
- the LOC128274112 gene encoding coiled-coil domain-containing protein 1-like, which encodes MKVTFLLELLLILIIIAFAASKPVNDEGRNARKGAIISRQTAEEALAGEVVGAPVPVAPVAPVAVGGGGGDDDDDDDDSDEFDLGDDDDDSAEDDDDDADDDDDDEDIIGSVEDEIDDDDDDDDDDDEEAVAPVAPAAVVDQQKQTANQAAPAAAAAASEEDDDDDDDDEDDDALSFFGDDLLGAFDDDDDDDDDDDDDDTVAAAQPVPVQQVAQVVAEPVAQVAAAAPPVAKKTKKKVANTQALLDLAEAASAQNEVDSPLKKPAGGDLDVNSEVNKIAETLANQGGGADAATGVTDAVVEEDEEEEEYDEGSPEKVQNQNTNNNKVDVVANAPAQPVTVTKPEKKPATGDDDDYLSALVGDDDEDDDDDDDDDDDSEEAPAAAAAAVVSGGSASATGQKDEQQTTSGVAEPEADDDAEDDDDDDDDSDELIDESAVEDIAETDV